The proteins below come from a single Crossiella sp. CA-258035 genomic window:
- a CDS encoding alpha/beta hydrolase, with translation MPEEPRKPARRGWLLPALATPLLLLALAAAWLLFFDRQPSFLPALVLRAFPLHVLALSLLAVVVLLLALRKRRWRTSIAAAVAVALSAATGLVPTIIAREQASRAGAEVGLGTYLANAAHLNMGSPEQGRTVRYAAPGGHGLDLDVWPSADPGSGKAVLLIHGGGWASGNRSMTPEWNRLLTGLGYTVFDIEYRMVRDMPPGTAWRATVSDSRCALAWITAHAAEYRVDPNRISVMGQSAGGHLSLMTAYTTGTDAFRPSCDLPDGKIRSVVDFYGPFDLPAFATGPDGTDTGRAILNDVLGGSAQQQPDRYREFSPSSYLRGGLPPTLIVQGERDFLMPQSQARQLDEGLTKAGVPHQALFLPYADHGFDVNWGSYQTQLARSAVTRFLAEHG, from the coding sequence ATGCCGGAGGAACCCCGCAAGCCCGCCAGGCGCGGCTGGCTGCTGCCCGCATTGGCCACCCCGCTCCTGCTGCTCGCGCTCGCGGCGGCCTGGCTGTTGTTCTTCGACCGCCAGCCGTCCTTCCTGCCCGCGCTGGTGCTGCGCGCCTTCCCGCTGCACGTGCTGGCGCTGAGCCTGCTCGCGGTGGTGGTGCTGCTGCTCGCGCTGCGCAAGCGCCGGTGGCGGACCTCGATCGCGGCCGCGGTGGCCGTCGCGCTGTCCGCGGCCACCGGCCTGGTGCCGACGATCATCGCCAGGGAGCAGGCCAGCCGGGCCGGTGCGGAGGTCGGCCTCGGCACGTACCTGGCCAACGCCGCGCACCTCAACATGGGCTCGCCGGAGCAGGGCCGCACCGTGCGCTACGCCGCGCCCGGCGGGCACGGGCTGGACCTGGACGTGTGGCCCTCGGCGGATCCGGGCTCCGGCAAGGCGGTGCTGCTCATCCACGGCGGCGGCTGGGCCTCGGGCAACCGGAGCATGACCCCGGAGTGGAACCGGCTGCTGACCGGGCTGGGCTACACCGTCTTCGACATCGAGTACCGGATGGTGCGGGACATGCCGCCCGGAACCGCTTGGCGGGCAACGGTGTCGGACAGCCGGTGCGCGCTGGCCTGGATCACCGCGCACGCGGCGGAGTACCGCGTCGACCCGAACCGGATCTCGGTGATGGGCCAGTCCGCGGGCGGCCACCTGTCGCTGATGACCGCCTACACCACGGGCACCGACGCCTTCCGCCCCAGCTGCGACCTGCCCGACGGCAAGATCAGGTCAGTGGTGGACTTCTACGGCCCGTTCGACCTGCCCGCCTTCGCCACCGGACCGGACGGCACCGACACCGGCCGGGCCATCCTCAACGACGTGCTGGGCGGCAGCGCGCAGCAGCAGCCGGACCGCTACCGCGAGTTCTCCCCCAGCAGCTACCTGCGCGGCGGCCTGCCACCCACGCTGATCGTGCAGGGCGAGCGGGACTTCCTGATGCCCCAGTCGCAAGCCCGCCAGCTGGACGAGGGCCTGACCAAGGCCGGCGTGCCGCACCAGGCGCTGTTCCTGCCCTACGCCGACCACGGCTTCGACGTGAACTGGGGCTCCTACCAGACCCAGCTGGCCCGCTCGGCCGTCACCAGGTTCCTGGCCGAGCACGGCTGA
- a CDS encoding glycoside hydrolase family 9 protein → MRVPRPALLRTVALSTAVVLGAAMVSAATANAAASGQIRLDGVGYAHDETKIGYLMAPASSEGARFTVLDAAGRTVLAGKAGASLGGWNAGYTAVHPLDFSALKRPGSYRVTVSGPVQAASATFQIGTAKQLFGPVADKTFDFYAAQRDGADVVPGRLGRKPSHLSDAKATVYDTPNFRPDNQLAEPLKPTGQTVDLEGGWVDAGDFVKFTSNTAYTLGELLLVQREGNRDRTLSSEIDFGLKWLDKAWDEKSKTFYVQVGIGVGSPDLGILGDHDVWRLPETDDALQVKPGDEKYFIKHRPVFRAAAPGEKISPNLAGRAAAAFALAAQVESGRDWRKARYYLEQAASVFAQAKTTDVGQLTTAFPHSYYPESSWTDDLEYGATQLALAGHALGDRRAGDWATQATRWAKAYLASGDQDTLNLYNTSALGHADLVKVLRGRWVRDAQVTEAQLIGDLKRQLDKGVARAATSPFRTAVDITAFDVATRSFGYAATVELYRSVTRDRGYDAFGSQQRNFALGANSWGLSLVIGVGPRFPYCPHHQAANLSGSTTGGEKILVGGVVNGPNAAEKFASLGDLPGGGVACSHPLAAFDGQGSRFVDDVRAWPSSEPAIDYTATGTLALGLTALR, encoded by the coding sequence ATGCGAGTTCCTCGCCCGGCCCTGCTCCGAACCGTGGCGCTCAGCACCGCCGTGGTCCTCGGCGCGGCGATGGTGAGCGCGGCGACCGCGAACGCGGCCGCCAGTGGTCAGATCCGGCTCGACGGCGTGGGGTACGCCCACGACGAGACCAAGATCGGCTACCTGATGGCCCCCGCGAGCAGCGAGGGCGCCCGGTTCACGGTGCTCGACGCCGCGGGCCGCACCGTGCTCGCCGGCAAGGCCGGGGCCAGCCTCGGCGGCTGGAACGCCGGGTACACCGCGGTGCACCCACTGGACTTCTCCGCGCTGAAGCGGCCCGGCAGCTACCGGGTCACCGTCTCCGGTCCGGTGCAGGCGGCCTCCGCGACCTTCCAGATCGGCACCGCCAAGCAGCTGTTCGGACCGGTCGCGGACAAGACCTTCGACTTCTACGCCGCCCAGCGCGACGGCGCCGACGTGGTGCCCGGCCGGCTCGGCCGCAAGCCCTCGCACCTCAGCGATGCCAAGGCCACCGTCTACGACACGCCGAACTTCCGGCCGGACAACCAGCTGGCCGAGCCGCTCAAGCCCACCGGGCAGACGGTGGACCTGGAAGGCGGCTGGGTCGACGCGGGCGACTTCGTCAAGTTCACCTCCAACACCGCCTACACCCTCGGCGAGCTGCTGCTGGTGCAGCGGGAGGGCAACCGCGACCGCACCCTGTCCAGCGAGATCGACTTCGGCCTGAAGTGGCTGGACAAGGCGTGGGACGAGAAGTCCAAGACCTTCTACGTGCAGGTCGGCATCGGCGTGGGCAGCCCCGACCTGGGCATCCTCGGCGACCACGACGTGTGGCGGCTGCCGGAGACCGACGACGCGCTCCAGGTGAAGCCGGGCGATGAGAAGTACTTCATCAAGCACCGCCCGGTGTTCCGGGCCGCCGCGCCCGGGGAGAAGATCAGCCCGAACCTGGCCGGTCGCGCCGCGGCCGCCTTCGCGCTGGCCGCCCAGGTCGAGTCCGGCCGCGACTGGCGCAAGGCCCGGTACTACCTGGAGCAGGCCGCCTCGGTCTTCGCCCAGGCCAAGACCACCGATGTGGGTCAGCTGACCACCGCGTTCCCGCACTCCTACTACCCGGAGAGCTCCTGGACCGACGACCTGGAGTACGGGGCCACCCAGCTCGCGCTGGCCGGTCACGCCCTCGGTGACCGCAGGGCCGGCGACTGGGCCACCCAGGCCACCCGGTGGGCCAAGGCCTACCTGGCTTCCGGCGACCAGGACACGCTGAACCTGTACAACACCAGCGCCCTCGGCCACGCCGACCTGGTGAAGGTGTTGCGCGGCAGGTGGGTCCGGGACGCGCAGGTGACCGAGGCGCAGCTGATCGGCGACCTCAAGCGGCAGCTGGACAAGGGCGTGGCCCGCGCGGCGACCAGCCCGTTCCGCACCGCGGTGGACATCACCGCCTTCGACGTGGCCACCCGCAGCTTCGGCTACGCGGCCACCGTCGAGCTGTACCGCTCGGTGACCAGGGACCGCGGCTACGATGCCTTCGGCTCGCAGCAGCGCAACTTCGCCCTGGGCGCCAACTCCTGGGGGCTGTCCCTGGTGATCGGCGTCGGGCCGCGGTTCCCGTACTGCCCGCACCACCAGGCGGCCAACCTCTCCGGCAGCACCACCGGCGGGGAGAAGATCCTGGTCGGCGGCGTGGTCAACGGGCCGAACGCGGCGGAGAAGTTCGCCAGCCTCGGCGACCTGCCCGGCGGCGGCGTGGCGTGCTCGCACCCGCTGGCGGCCTTCGACGGCCAGGGCTCCCGGTTCGTCGACGACGTGCGGGCTTGGCCGAGCAGCGAACCCGCGATCGACTACACCGCAACGGGAACACTGGCGCTGGGCCTGACCGCCCTGCGCTGA
- a CDS encoding carbohydrate ABC transporter permease, translated as MRRRPFTVLALLVLAALFLFPFLWLVSASLKPRERVFDNSLWPDPFTPANFSEVWQAVPLPLWLLNSLLVGLAAALAVTLSSALVAFGFAYFRFRSRNLLFGLVLGTMMLPAAVTMVPVYLEWDWLGLGNTQVPLWAQNLFGSAFFVFLLRQFFLSQSREVFEAARVDGASFPRLFTSIALPLVRPGLIVVFVFELKNSWTELMKPLIYLRDPDLFTVPRGLKAVLDRFGQGGEAQWELVLAASTIATVPMIVVFLLAQRYFLSGLTTQRR; from the coding sequence GTGAGGCGGCGCCCGTTCACCGTGCTCGCGCTGCTGGTACTGGCCGCGCTGTTCCTGTTCCCGTTCCTGTGGCTGGTCAGCGCCAGCCTCAAACCGCGCGAGCGGGTCTTCGACAACAGCCTCTGGCCGGACCCGTTCACCCCGGCGAACTTCAGCGAGGTCTGGCAGGCGGTGCCGCTGCCGCTGTGGCTGCTCAACAGCCTGCTGGTGGGCCTGGCCGCGGCGCTGGCGGTCACCCTGTCCAGCGCACTGGTAGCCTTCGGCTTCGCCTACTTCCGCTTCCGCAGCCGCAACCTGCTCTTCGGCCTGGTGCTGGGCACCATGATGCTGCCTGCCGCGGTCACCATGGTGCCGGTGTACCTGGAGTGGGACTGGCTCGGTCTGGGCAACACCCAGGTCCCGCTGTGGGCGCAGAACCTGTTCGGCTCGGCCTTCTTCGTCTTCCTGCTCCGCCAGTTCTTCCTCAGCCAGTCCCGCGAGGTCTTCGAGGCGGCCAGGGTCGACGGCGCCTCCTTCCCCAGGCTGTTCACCAGCATCGCGCTGCCGCTGGTCCGGCCGGGCCTGATCGTGGTGTTCGTCTTCGAGCTGAAGAACAGCTGGACCGAGCTGATGAAACCGCTGATCTACCTGCGTGACCCGGACCTGTTCACGGTGCCCCGCGGCCTCAAGGCGGTGCTGGACCGCTTCGGCCAGGGCGGCGAGGCCCAGTGGGAGCTGGTGCTGGCCGCCAGCACCATCGCCACCGTGCCCATGATCGTGGTCTTCCTGCTGGCCCAGCGCTACTTCCTCAGCGGCCTGACCACCCAGCGCCGCTGA
- a CDS encoding VOC family protein, with translation MFTDTKAFSGFSVNDIPAAQTFYADTLGLRVTESHGMLTLHLGSGAEVFVYPKPNHVPAEYTVLNFPVADIDAAVTELSALGVRFERYAGMTDERGIARGSEVGQGPDIAWFTDPAGNILSVLQI, from the coding sequence GTGTTCACTGACACCAAGGCCTTCAGCGGCTTCTCCGTCAACGACATCCCCGCCGCCCAGACCTTCTACGCCGACACCCTGGGCCTGCGCGTCACCGAGTCCCACGGCATGTTGACGCTGCACCTGGGCTCGGGGGCGGAGGTCTTCGTCTATCCCAAGCCGAACCACGTGCCCGCGGAGTACACGGTGCTGAACTTCCCGGTCGCGGACATCGACGCGGCGGTGACCGAGCTGAGCGCGCTGGGGGTGCGGTTCGAGCGGTACGCCGGGATGACGGATGAGCGGGGGATCGCGCGGGGTTCGGAGGTGGGGCAGGGGCCGGACATCGCGTGGTTCACGGATCCGGCGGGCAACATCCTGTCGGTGCTGCAGATCTGA
- a CDS encoding methionine synthase: MKVNPGTVTGIGSLPGSDPLEAARIVLGELPELPHLPELPARGVGADIIGRTAGLLVELAVEVVPSAYRVTARAGRDHRRAVDLLRTDLDAFDEALEATGPRETVKLQSAGPWTLVSQVELVRGHRVLTDRGALREFTESLTEGLIRHIGEVAERTGAAVVLQLDEPALPAVLDGRLPTPSGYGNVAAVPAPDAQGLLGQVIERVKAATGCAVLVHCCAPRPPVTLFRNAGADAIALDATLIGKAPTALWDELGETWDAGTTLFLGLVPTLEPKTPPTLRALADPALRLVDRLGFNRELLAERAVATPCCGLAGASMSWVRRALALTRDLGKAFVEPPEGW; this comes from the coding sequence GTGAAGGTGAATCCCGGCACGGTTACCGGTATCGGCTCTCTGCCCGGCAGCGACCCCCTGGAGGCCGCGCGGATCGTGCTGGGCGAGCTGCCCGAGCTGCCGCACCTGCCCGAGCTGCCCGCGCGCGGGGTCGGCGCGGACATCATCGGCCGGACCGCGGGGCTGCTGGTGGAGCTCGCGGTGGAGGTGGTGCCCTCGGCCTACCGGGTGACCGCGCGGGCCGGGCGGGACCACCGGCGGGCGGTGGACCTGCTGCGCACCGACCTGGACGCCTTCGACGAGGCGCTGGAGGCCACCGGGCCGCGGGAGACGGTCAAGCTCCAGTCGGCCGGGCCGTGGACGCTGGTCTCGCAGGTGGAGCTGGTGCGCGGGCACCGGGTGCTCACCGACCGGGGCGCGTTGCGCGAGTTCACCGAGTCGCTGACCGAGGGGCTGATCCGGCACATCGGCGAGGTGGCCGAGCGCACCGGCGCTGCTGTGGTGCTCCAGCTCGACGAGCCCGCGCTGCCCGCGGTGCTGGACGGGCGGCTGCCCACGCCTTCGGGTTACGGCAACGTGGCCGCGGTGCCCGCGCCGGACGCCCAGGGACTGCTCGGGCAGGTGATCGAGCGGGTCAAGGCGGCGACCGGGTGCGCGGTGCTGGTGCACTGCTGCGCGCCGCGGCCGCCGGTGACGCTGTTCCGCAACGCGGGGGCGGACGCGATCGCGCTGGACGCCACCCTGATCGGCAAGGCGCCGACCGCGCTCTGGGACGAGCTGGGCGAGACCTGGGACGCGGGCACCACGCTGTTCCTCGGCCTGGTGCCCACCCTGGAACCGAAGACCCCGCCCACCCTGCGCGCACTGGCCGACCCGGCGCTGCGCCTGGTCGACCGGCTCGGCTTCAACCGCGAGCTGCTCGCCGAGCGCGCGGTGGCCACCCCGTGCTGTGGCCTGGCCGGGGCCTCGATGAGCTGGGTCCGGCGCGCGCTGGCGCTGACCAGGGACCTGGGCAAGGCGTTCGTGGAGCCGCCGGAGGGCTGGTGA
- a CDS encoding VOC family protein, which yields MSATLGSILLASTDPDRLRAWYQQALGAHVSKDGFLMFGEVAVLIEHRDDIAPAPAEPGRVIFNFHVEDARFAAAHLTKLGVTWLVELEERNEGMLFGTLEDPDGNYIQIIELGEAYQARIREERAGVH from the coding sequence ATGAGCGCCACCCTCGGCAGCATCCTGCTCGCCAGCACCGACCCCGACCGCCTGCGTGCCTGGTACCAGCAGGCCCTCGGCGCGCACGTCAGCAAGGACGGCTTCCTCATGTTCGGTGAGGTCGCCGTCCTCATCGAACACCGCGACGACATCGCCCCCGCCCCCGCCGAACCCGGCCGCGTCATCTTCAACTTCCACGTCGAGGACGCCAGGTTCGCCGCAGCCCACCTCACCAAGCTGGGCGTCACCTGGCTCGTCGAGCTGGAAGAACGCAACGAGGGCATGCTCTTCGGCACCCTGGAAGACCCCGACGGCAACTACATCCAGATCATCGAGCTCGGCGAGGCATACCAGGCCCGCATCCGCGAGGAGCGCGCCGGTGTTCACTGA
- a CDS encoding putative sulfate exporter family transporter, whose product MVAAAVAVALGVAAVAPSVSALTVAVLLGIAVGNLRGRAEGVLPAACAPGLTWAARRLVRAGVVLLGLQLAVSDVLDLGGGMLLVVLATVAGTFLGTRLLGRWLGLPEGLSTLVATGFSICGAAAVAAMEGVVPRRDRDVATAVALVTLFGSLWMLLLPVLAELLGLSARATGGWAGASVHEVAQVLVGAAPAGAAAVSAAVVVKLSRVVLLAPLVTIVGRRQGQWLPPVFVLGFVAMILVRSTGLLPDQVLAVAKVAATVLMAGALFALGTAVRLRELLATGPRALVLGTASTALAAGISLAGLALVGW is encoded by the coding sequence GTGGTCGCCGCCGCGGTGGCGGTCGCGCTCGGGGTCGCGGCGGTGGCGCCCTCGGTGAGCGCGCTGACCGTGGCGGTGCTGCTCGGGATCGCGGTCGGCAACCTGCGCGGGCGGGCCGAGGGCGTGCTGCCCGCTGCCTGCGCCCCCGGGCTGACCTGGGCGGCGCGGCGGCTGGTGCGGGCGGGGGTGGTGCTGCTCGGGCTCCAGCTGGCGGTCAGCGACGTGCTCGACCTGGGCGGCGGCATGCTGCTGGTGGTGCTGGCCACGGTGGCCGGAACCTTCCTCGGCACCCGGCTGCTCGGCCGCTGGCTCGGCCTGCCCGAGGGCCTGAGCACGCTGGTGGCCACCGGCTTCTCGATCTGCGGCGCGGCCGCGGTGGCCGCGATGGAGGGCGTGGTGCCCAGACGGGACCGGGACGTGGCCACCGCGGTGGCGCTGGTGACGCTGTTCGGCAGCCTCTGGATGCTGCTGCTGCCGGTGCTCGCCGAGTTGCTCGGCCTGTCCGCGCGGGCCACCGGTGGCTGGGCGGGGGCGAGCGTGCACGAGGTGGCGCAGGTGCTGGTCGGCGCGGCGCCCGCGGGTGCGGCGGCGGTGTCGGCGGCAGTGGTGGTGAAGCTGAGCCGGGTGGTGCTGCTCGCGCCGCTGGTGACGATCGTGGGCCGCAGGCAGGGGCAGTGGCTGCCGCCGGTGTTCGTGCTCGGCTTCGTGGCGATGATCCTGGTGCGCAGCACCGGTTTGCTGCCGGATCAGGTGCTGGCGGTGGCGAAGGTGGCCGCGACCGTGCTGATGGCCGGGGCGCTGTTCGCACTGGGCACCGCGGTGCGGCTGCGGGAGTTGCTGGCCACCGGACCGAGAGCGCTGGTGCTGGGCACCGCCTCCACCGCGCTGGCGGCCGGGATCTCGTTGGCGGGCTTGGCCTTGGTGGGCTGGTGA
- a CDS encoding extracellular solute-binding protein, translating to MSSLRTAIAALTCTALLACAGCGGVGAALTPETAGLTTMGFGLPDEHATARVAAYRAAHPETPVRIVEGAFDAQQFLSSVAAGRPPDLVYADRTTLGGFIARGALQPLDDCVRRHRVDLGQFRSAALGQLTYQGRLYGLPEFNLVRVLLVGEDTVRAAGVAPERVSTTDWGALAELTDRLSEVDGNRLRRIGFDPKVPEFLPLWAKANGADLVSPDGRTPRLDDPRVVEAVAFTTDLVRRQGGWPVFKALRDSFDTHGARNEFATGQEAARPMENWYINTLANNSPKAAVSVRPFTDRQGNPISYASGSAWGIPVGVRDPAKACEFAVTMTAADTWFAAAKARKEALARKGRPYSGTYTANRVADGRIFAELYSAASVPLIDAGVRVVLDLQDKAFALPVVPAGLEFTQAYEGAAHRVLTGAQDPAGAMRQAQREAELAIERARR from the coding sequence TGTCCTCCCTGCGGACGGCCATCGCCGCCCTCACCTGCACTGCTCTGCTGGCCTGCGCCGGTTGCGGCGGCGTCGGCGCGGCGCTGACCCCGGAGACCGCCGGGCTGACCACCATGGGCTTCGGCCTGCCCGACGAGCACGCCACCGCCAGGGTCGCCGCCTACCGCGCCGCGCACCCGGAGACCCCGGTGCGGATCGTGGAGGGCGCCTTCGACGCCCAGCAGTTCCTCTCCTCGGTGGCCGCGGGCCGGCCGCCGGACCTGGTCTACGCCGACCGCACCACCCTGGGCGGCTTCATCGCCCGCGGCGCCCTCCAGCCGCTGGATGACTGCGTTCGGCGGCACCGGGTCGACCTCGGCCAGTTCCGCTCCGCCGCGCTCGGCCAGCTGACCTACCAGGGGCGGCTCTACGGGCTGCCGGAGTTCAACCTGGTCCGGGTGCTGCTGGTGGGCGAGGACACCGTGCGCGCGGCCGGGGTGGCGCCGGAGCGGGTCAGCACCACCGACTGGGGCGCGCTGGCCGAGCTGACCGATCGACTGTCCGAAGTGGACGGGAACCGGCTGCGGCGGATCGGCTTCGACCCCAAGGTGCCGGAGTTCCTCCCGTTGTGGGCCAAGGCGAACGGGGCCGACCTGGTCAGCCCGGACGGGCGCACGCCGCGGCTGGACGACCCCAGGGTGGTCGAGGCGGTGGCCTTCACCACGGACCTGGTGCGGCGGCAGGGCGGCTGGCCGGTGTTCAAGGCGCTGCGCGACTCCTTCGACACCCACGGCGCGCGCAACGAGTTCGCCACCGGGCAGGAGGCCGCGCGGCCGATGGAGAACTGGTACATCAACACCCTGGCCAACAACTCCCCGAAGGCCGCGGTGTCGGTGCGCCCGTTCACCGACCGCCAGGGCAACCCGATCTCGTATGCCTCCGGCTCGGCCTGGGGCATCCCGGTCGGTGTGCGCGATCCGGCCAAGGCGTGCGAGTTCGCGGTGACCATGACCGCCGCGGACACCTGGTTCGCCGCCGCCAAGGCCCGCAAGGAAGCGTTGGCGCGCAAGGGAAGGCCGTACTCGGGCACCTACACCGCGAACCGGGTCGCGGATGGGCGGATCTTCGCCGAGCTGTACTCGGCCGCCTCGGTGCCGCTCATCGACGCGGGCGTGCGGGTGGTGCTCGACCTGCAGGACAAGGCGTTCGCGCTGCCGGTGGTGCCCGCCGGGCTGGAGTTCACCCAGGCCTACGAGGGCGCCGCGCACCGGGTGCTGACCGGCGCGCAGGACCCGGCCGGCGCGATGCGGCAGGCGCAGCGGGAGGCCGAGCTGGCCATCGAGCGAGCCAGGAGGTAG
- a CDS encoding nuclear transport factor 2 family protein: MPTTTRAVIEDFLTRATTGTPEDIAALFAEEVDWQLNWPAEGHPAVPWIRPRRTRSEVADHFRELAEAHLPGTPSRAPELLVDGQHAVLLVELAQTVRATGRSYTALCALRFTVVDGLITRYHVYEDSLSVAVALTG; encoded by the coding sequence ATGCCCACCACCACCCGCGCCGTCATCGAGGACTTCCTCACCCGCGCCACCACCGGCACCCCCGAGGACATCGCCGCCCTCTTCGCCGAAGAGGTCGACTGGCAGCTCAACTGGCCGGCCGAAGGCCACCCCGCCGTCCCCTGGATCCGCCCCCGCCGCACCAGGTCCGAGGTCGCCGACCACTTCCGCGAGCTCGCCGAAGCCCACCTCCCCGGCACACCCAGCCGCGCCCCGGAACTCCTCGTCGACGGCCAGCACGCCGTGTTGCTCGTCGAGCTGGCCCAGACCGTGCGCGCCACCGGCCGGTCCTACACCGCCCTGTGCGCGCTGCGGTTCACCGTGGTGGACGGGTTGATCACGCGCTACCACGTCTACGAGGACAGCCTGTCCGTCGCGGTGGCGCTCACGGGCTGA
- a CDS encoding sugar ABC transporter permease, with amino-acid sequence MSVVRRESRWAWFFLAPWLIGLALFTIGPTIAGLVLSFTDYDLVNPPRAVGVANYADLLADPKVGTALWNTAVFTVLHVPLQIVLALAIAVLLHRMAVARGFFRTVLYLPVMTPPVAMAAMFLLLLNGQTGAINELLSWFGVDGPQWTTDPGWIKPGLVLMSLWTVGSTVVIYLAALSGVAPELYEAARLDGAGRWGQFWHVTLPQISPTVYFTVLVNTIASLQTFTEAYSMFFGAGAQSGTDGDAALFYVIYLFQQAFGALRMGYASALAWLLFLIILVVTAFQVRASRRLVHYEGSPR; translated from the coding sequence ATGAGCGTGGTGCGGCGGGAGAGTCGCTGGGCCTGGTTCTTCCTGGCGCCCTGGCTGATCGGGCTGGCCCTGTTCACCATCGGGCCGACCATCGCCGGGCTGGTGCTCTCCTTCACCGACTACGACCTGGTCAACCCGCCGCGCGCGGTCGGCGTGGCCAACTACGCCGACCTGCTGGCCGATCCGAAGGTGGGCACCGCGCTGTGGAACACCGCGGTGTTCACCGTGCTGCACGTGCCGCTGCAGATCGTGCTGGCGCTGGCCATCGCGGTGCTGCTGCACCGGATGGCGGTGGCCCGCGGCTTCTTCCGCACCGTGCTGTACCTGCCGGTGATGACCCCGCCGGTGGCCATGGCGGCGATGTTCCTGCTGCTGCTCAACGGCCAGACCGGCGCGATCAACGAGCTGCTGTCCTGGTTCGGCGTGGACGGTCCACAGTGGACGACCGATCCGGGCTGGATCAAGCCGGGGCTGGTGCTGATGAGCCTGTGGACGGTGGGCAGCACCGTGGTGATCTACCTGGCCGCGCTGTCCGGGGTGGCGCCGGAGCTGTACGAGGCGGCCCGGCTGGACGGGGCCGGGAGGTGGGGGCAGTTCTGGCACGTGACCCTGCCCCAGATCAGCCCGACGGTGTACTTCACCGTGCTGGTCAACACGATCGCCTCGTTGCAGACCTTCACCGAGGCGTACTCGATGTTCTTCGGCGCGGGCGCCCAGTCCGGCACCGACGGCGACGCCGCGCTGTTCTACGTGATCTACCTGTTCCAGCAGGCATTCGGCGCGCTGCGGATGGGTTATGCCTCCGCGCTGGCCTGGCTGCTGTTCCTGATCATCCTGGTGGTGACCGCGTTCCAGGTGCGGGCCAGCCGCCGCCTGGTGCACTACGAGGGGAGCCCGAGGTGA